The following proteins come from a genomic window of Dreissena polymorpha isolate Duluth1 chromosome 1, UMN_Dpol_1.0, whole genome shotgun sequence:
- the LOC127855034 gene encoding perlucin-like → MLTMSWIFMFMLLHLCDEAVANCRNDFMSALGSCYHFGNVPLGFTQAEHYCRQYEGHLVHIDSAQEDSFLKTYASGHPAQFWWIGLTDLMAENHFLWIDDNTEAIFTDWGQDQPNGGTEDCIVLDHKDGYRWHDYHCETQMFPLCESKPSQIQIVG, encoded by the exons atgctgACAATGAGTtggatatttatgtttatgttattgcATCTCTGTG ATGAGGCTGTAGCAAACTGTAGAAATGATTTCATGAGTGCACTTGGGTCTTGTTACCATTTCGGAAATGTACCATTAGGATTTACACAGGCGGAG cATTATTGTCGCCAATATGAAGGGCATCTTGTTCACATCGATTCAGCGCAGGAGGATAGTTTCCTCAAGACCTACGCCAGTGGGCATCCAG CTCAATTTTGGTGGATTGGATTAACAGATCTGATGGCAGAGAACCACTTCCTGTGGATTGACGATAATACTGAAGCGATATTTACAG ACTGGGGCCAGGACCAACCAAACGGCGGCACCGAGGACTGCATCGTTCTTGATCACAAAGACGGATATAGGTGGCACGATTATCATTGCGAAACCCAGATGTTCCCACTTTGTGAATCGAA ACCATCTCAGATTCAAATTGTGGGATGA